A genomic stretch from Erysipelothrix sp. HDW6C includes:
- a CDS encoding alpha-glucosidase, translated as MNTFTLDSKVKDVLASPIGKDVINKVLLQLGLPRTLVQNPVVGNMKLNTLKKIGGKNVDDDFFIKALELLNTEHLEPRNDVIAVERKWWKEAVFYQIYPRSFMDSNGDGIGDINGIIAKLDYLKFLGIDALWLSPIYDSPNDDNGYDIRNYHDIMADFGTLDDFKKLLEEVHKRDMRIIMDLVVNHTSDEHPWFQSALEDTHSPYRDYYFLRPNTDGTPPNNWTSFFSGSAWNYYPEQDLWGMHLFSKKQMDLNWDNSNLRQDIITMVKWWLEMGVDGFRLDVINYISKREVLPNGSTLIGEMMEFTGIEQYFYGPKLHTYLHQLNQEAFKPFNAFSVGETPGIGMEMAKLLTGDYREELDMVFNFDHLETPGHVRFNEYRYDLNYYKSYIMDYQNNYGNHYWMSLFYENHDNPRMISKIDPNPLFRDVLGKLLAGIQLTLKGTPFIFQGQEIGMVNQQFRSLDDLRDVESINKYHELIDQGMSHHDAFHLVLAGSRDHARTPVQWNATGGFSQNTPWILSDDDCVRYNVEDQSIDPHSILSFYRQLIALRKDNDAMIYGETSFVYPKEKHYLGYYRKLGNETFFIQANLSNLAIKRHQRTGNYQPILSNYTHHLTLMQPYEINIFKIKEKSRRRAF; from the coding sequence ATGAATACATTTACATTAGACAGTAAAGTCAAAGATGTTTTAGCAAGCCCGATTGGAAAAGATGTCATCAATAAGGTCCTGCTACAACTTGGATTACCCAGAACTCTAGTTCAAAACCCCGTAGTTGGTAATATGAAACTGAATACGCTCAAAAAAATTGGCGGTAAGAATGTTGATGACGATTTCTTTATAAAAGCACTCGAACTTCTTAATACTGAGCATCTTGAGCCACGAAATGATGTGATTGCAGTTGAAAGAAAGTGGTGGAAAGAAGCCGTCTTTTATCAAATTTATCCACGCTCGTTTATGGATAGTAACGGTGATGGTATTGGCGATATTAATGGTATTATTGCGAAACTTGATTACCTTAAGTTTCTTGGCATTGACGCTCTTTGGTTATCTCCTATCTATGATTCTCCAAATGACGACAATGGATATGATATCCGCAACTATCACGATATCATGGCTGATTTTGGTACTCTTGACGATTTCAAAAAACTTCTCGAAGAAGTACACAAACGCGATATGCGCATCATCATGGATTTGGTTGTCAACCACACCTCTGATGAACACCCTTGGTTTCAGTCGGCATTAGAAGATACTCATTCACCCTATCGTGATTACTATTTTCTGCGTCCAAACACCGATGGAACCCCACCGAACAATTGGACTTCATTTTTCAGTGGATCGGCATGGAATTACTATCCAGAGCAAGACTTATGGGGAATGCATCTATTTTCAAAAAAACAAATGGACCTCAATTGGGATAATTCCAACTTGCGCCAAGATATCATCACAATGGTAAAATGGTGGCTTGAAATGGGCGTCGATGGCTTCCGCCTTGATGTGATAAATTACATTTCAAAACGCGAGGTGCTTCCAAATGGCAGTACATTGATTGGTGAGATGATGGAATTTACAGGTATTGAGCAATATTTCTATGGACCGAAATTACACACATACCTGCATCAACTCAATCAAGAGGCCTTTAAACCTTTTAATGCCTTCTCTGTGGGTGAAACCCCCGGAATTGGTATGGAAATGGCAAAACTGTTAACGGGTGACTATCGCGAGGAATTGGATATGGTTTTCAACTTTGACCATCTCGAAACACCCGGACATGTTCGCTTTAATGAATATCGTTATGACTTAAACTACTACAAATCTTACATTATGGATTACCAAAATAATTACGGCAACCACTACTGGATGTCACTCTTTTATGAGAATCACGACAACCCGCGCATGATTTCCAAAATCGATCCGAATCCGCTATTTCGTGATGTCCTGGGTAAACTACTGGCAGGAATTCAATTGACACTTAAGGGGACTCCATTCATCTTTCAAGGGCAGGAAATTGGTATGGTAAACCAACAGTTTCGATCACTTGATGATCTTCGTGATGTCGAATCGATCAATAAGTACCACGAACTCATTGATCAAGGCATGAGTCACCATGATGCATTCCACCTTGTTTTAGCTGGTTCTCGCGATCATGCGCGGACTCCCGTCCAATGGAATGCAACCGGCGGATTCTCCCAGAATACACCGTGGATTCTTTCCGATGATGATTGCGTTCGATACAATGTCGAAGATCAATCCATCGATCCCCACTCAATCCTTAGCTTCTACCGTCAGCTAATTGCACTCCGAAAAGATAACGATGCCATGATTTATGGTGAAACATCCTTTGTTTACCCTAAGGAGAAACACTATCTTGGATATTATCGCAAACTTGGAAATGAGACCTTTTTCATTCAGGCCAACCTTTCAAATCTTGCCATCAAGCGTCACCAAAGAAC
- a CDS encoding putative immunity protein: MKEIEKTIQSLSHQEALRWAVSCSENVLCYYHGTQLDDLKEILDSALLWLDGNLSVPEARQLAFKAHAIARDAPDAPSIKVARSVGHAAATVHVKDHAIHAATYALKAITDETQLIEEKRWQMNRAFKFI, encoded by the coding sequence ATGAAAGAAATCGAAAAAACAATTCAAAGTTTATCCCATCAAGAAGCATTACGGTGGGCCGTTTCTTGTTCTGAAAATGTACTCTGTTACTATCACGGCACTCAGCTCGATGACTTAAAAGAAATACTTGACAGTGCCTTACTTTGGCTCGATGGCAACTTATCTGTTCCTGAAGCGCGCCAGCTCGCTTTTAAAGCACACGCCATAGCCCGAGATGCCCCGGATGCACCTTCCATAAAGGTCGCTCGTAGCGTGGGCCATGCAGCTGCAACGGTCCACGTTAAGGATCACGCAATTCATGCAGCAACATACGCTCTGAAAGCCATCACCGATGAAACACAATTGATCGAAGAGAAACGATGGCAAATGAATCGTGCATTCAAGTTTATCTAA